The genome window ATGCTCGCTCGTGGGCATCTGCCTCCCCGATGAAGTCAACTTCTTCAAGCGGGGGGAAACGGAGCCGCGTCCACTTGCGGTGTCGCTTTCCGAGTCGTTGCCGGTGTATGTTCAGGCACGCAGCGCCAAGGTAACCAAACAAGGTGAATCGCTCGAGATATTCGTCGAAGACCAAAAGGTGAAATCCGCACGGCTCCCCGAGGTTTCGCAACTGGTCGTGATGGGCAACGTCTATGTCACAACACCGTGCATCCAGGAACTGATGGCCCGTGAAGTACCCATCACTTGGCACAGCTACGGTGGCTGGTTCGTGGGCCACACGATCGGCACAGGGCACAAGAATGTCGAACTCAGGACGACCCAGTACCGCGCGAGCTTCGATGCCGATGCCTGTTTGCGAATCGCTAAGGGCATTGTCGTCGCAAAGATCTCTAACCAGCGCACGCAGCTACGCCGCAATTGGAAGGAAGGTGAAGTCGCCGAGACGATTCTCGATGGATTCAAGTTCGATCTGGATCAGGCCAGGCGCGCACGTGGAATGGACGAGTTGCTGGGAATCGAAGGAAACGCTGCGGCACGCTACTTTGGCCATTTCCGCAACGTGATCCGACAGCCAGGCACCGACAAGCCTTTCCTGTTCGACTTCAGCAAGCGCAATCGCCGCCCTCCTACGGACGCTGTAAACGCTCTTCTTTCATTCGGCTACGCCCTCCTCGTCAGGACGTGGACAGTCACGCTGAGCGCTGTAGGCTTTGACCCATACAGGGGCTTCTATCATCAGCCACGGTACGGTCGGCCGGCTCTCGCGCTTGACCTCATGGAACCGTTCCGTCCACTGGTGGCAGATTCGAGCGTGATCCAGGTGATCAACAACGGCGAAGTTCGACCGACAGATTTCGTATCGGCCGCGGGCAGTGTTGCCCTGAGTCCGGACGGACGGAAACGCTTCATCGCGGCATTCGAACGTCGGCTGGATCACGAGGTGACACATCCCCTGTTTGGGTACCGAGTGAGCTATCGGCGCCTGTTCGAGATCCAGGCGAGATTGCTCGGACGCCATCTGATGGGTGAACTCAAGGACTATCCGAATTTCGTGACACGTTGACGCTCATGGAACATTTGTACATCGTTACGTACGATATTCGCGACGAGAAGCGTTGGCGTCGCGTATTCAAACTGATGCATGGCTATGGAGAGTGGCTGCAGCTTTCCGTTTGGCAGTGCCGTCTTTCACGAAAGCGGCACGCCGAACTCATTGCTCTACTGGAGGGAGTGATCCGTAACCAGGAGGACCATATCGTCATGCTGGATCTCGGGCAAGCGGAAGCCGTTACACCAAGAGTAGTGAGTTTGGGCAAGACCTTTTCTCCAGTCGAACGTGAGGCGATCGTCGTGTAGCTTTTTTTGCCGCGACTTCGCGAGCGCTCGGGTGGCATGCCTGTCCCCCATGAGCTCTCGCGCCCCTTCAGCTCTTTGAAAATTCGGAATGTTTGACGAGCAGGAAAGGACCGCATACTTTCCTCCGCTGGCGATTCTTGTGCTCGACCGATGAGCGCTCGAAGACGCCTTCCCTTGCCGCGCGCCGTGAGGCGTACAAGGCGAGGGGGGGCGGGGGGGGGGGGGGGGGGGGGGGGTTCTCCGAGGCGAAATGCCTCGGCCCCATTGAAGCGATTCTGAACACCGCCCGGCTGCCCATGTGGCCGGGTTCTCCGAGGCGAAATGCCTCGGCCCCATTGAAGCTGCGTCTGGCCCACCAGGTCGGCGGACTCGACGAAGTTCTCCGAGGCGAAATGCCTCGGCCCCATTGAAGCAGTACTACAGCACCGACCAGGATCCCCAGCTGCGTGAGTTCTCCGAGGCGAAATGCCTCGGCCCCATTGAAGCCAGGTCTACGCCACGCCGTATGTCGACGGCCTGCTGGTTCTCCGAGGCGAAATGCCTCGGCCCCATTGAAGCCTCGAGCATTGCTCGTCCCTCAACAAGAGTTCGTCGGTTCTCCGAGGCGAAATGCCTCGGCCCCATTGAAGCAACAACGAGCCCGCCGACGAGAACGGAAAGATGGTCGTTCTCCGAGGCGAAATGCCTCGGCCCCATTGAAGCATCACCTACAAGTTCGAGCGCACCGAGCACCTGATGTTCTCCGAGGCGAAATGCCTCGGCCCCATTGAAGCGCGCCCCTGGCCGAGGCATTCCAGAAGTTCGTGCGTTCTCCGAGGCGAAATGCCTCGGCCCCATTGAAGCTGCACGATGCGAGGATCGGGCGACATCCCGCGGCCCGTTCTCCGAGGCGAAATGCCTCGGCCCCATTGAAGCGGCACTCCCGCGACTCGCCCGCCTGTTTTGACACCCTGTTCTCCGAGGCGAAATGCCTCGGCCCCATTGAAGCGCGCGGGATCGGAACCGCCTGAAGGGCCTTGCAGTAGGTTCTCCGAGGCGAAATGCCTCGGCCCCATTGAGGCCCAAGCCATGCCCCCGCCGCCTTCCTCCCGGCCCCGTTCTCCGAGGCGAAATGCCCCGGCCCCATTGAAGCGGGAGATCGGGAACGGAAACCATGTCAGGTCCTCAGATGTTCTCCGAGGCGAAATGCCTCGGCCCCATTGAAGCCGCACGCAGGCGGGCTCGCTTGGCATCGGCACGGGGGTTCTCCGAGGCGAAATGCCTCGGCCCCATTGAAGCATTTCGGCGGTTCCACGTCGGCCCAGTGGGTAACATCGTTCTCCGAGGCGAAATGCCTCGGCCCCATTGAAGCATAACGATGGCGCGACGAATGTTGTTGTAACTGGCAGTTCTCCGAGGCGAAATGCCTCGGCCCCATTGAAGCTCGTCAATCGTCACCATGGAATCGGCGGACACTTCGTTCTCCGAGGCGAAATGCCTCGGCCCCATTGAAGCGCGACGCTGCGGGAGTTCCTGGCGCATCGCGTGAGAGGTTCTCCGAGGCGAAATGCCTCGGCCCCATTGAAGCTCGCCCGACTTGCCGGGTCAAAGCTGCCGCCAACTGGTTCTCCGAGGCGAAATGCCTCGGCCCCATTGAAGCTCCGCGTACCTGCTGCGTCCATCGGTAACCTCGGTGAAGTTCTCCGAGGCGAAATGCCTCGGCCCCATTGAAGCACGCTGACGGCCGGCGCTGTTCTGCGGTTCGAGGCCGTTCTCCGAGGCGAAATGCCTCGGCCCCATTGAAGCCCGGTCGGCGGCACCGCAGACCTAGTCACTCGTCAAGGAGTTCTCCGAGGCGAAATGCCTCGGCCCCATTGAAGCCGTCGCGCCGAACGCCCCTCGGAAGTTGTCGATGAAGTTCTCCGAGGCGAAATGCCTCGGCCCCATTGAAGCACGAGATTTGCGCGAGACCTTAAGCCTGTTGCCGTGGGTTCTCCGAGGCGAAATGCCTCGGCCCCATTGAAGCGTGCCGCTCTCCGCCGAGGGCAGCACCCTGGACGGCGTTCTCCGAGGCGAAATGCCTCGGCCCCATTGAAGCGATGACGATCCGATCCGCGAAGGCACCACCGCACTGCTGCGTTCTCCGAGGCGAAATGCCTCGGCCCCATTGAAGCGCGTCAGCGTTCGGCGCGTCGTAGCCTACGCAGTGGGTTCTCCGAGGCGAAATGCCTCGGCCCCATTGAAGCGGCACAGGTCAACAAGACGATCACGGGCGCCCAAGCCCGTTCTCCGAGGCGAAATGCCTCGGCCCCATTGAAGCTACAGCGTCGCGCAGCATTCGGTGCTCGTCAGTAGCATGTTCTCCGAGGCGAAATGCCTCGGCCCCATTGAAGCGCGAACGAATTCGGCGACGACGTTCGCACCATCATCCGTTCTCCGAGGCGAAATGCCTCGGCCCCATTGAAGCACCGAAGAGATCCGCCGCCACGGAGGGCTCCACCCCTCGTTCTCCGAGGCGAAATGCCTCGGCCCCATTGAAGCAGAACAAGTAATTAACTGTGCCAACGAAAAGGGCCGGTTCTCCGAGGCGAAATGCCTCGGCCCCATTGAAGCAGGTTCGACCCGGCCGGGTTCGACGCGCTCACAACGTTCTCCGAGGCGAAATGCCTCGGCCCCATTGAAGCTACGCTCATCTGCGCCTGCCGGTCCTTCTGCTGGAGTTCTCCGAGGCGAAATGCCTCGGCCCCATTGAAGCGCGTTCAGCGATGCGCGGGCCGAGATGATCGCCCGCGTTCTCCGAGGCGAAATGCCTCGGCCCCATTGAAGCTGGATCGCGATTCCCAGGTGTCCGGCGAACGAGACGGCGTTCTCCGAGGCGAAATGCCTCGGCCCCATTGAAGCGCCACCAGGGACATCACGATCGGCCACGGTGACGGGTTCTCCGAGGCGAAATGCCTCGGCCCCATTGAAGCTTGCGGGGGCGCAGGTGCGGGAGTGCGTTAGGACGTGTTCTCCGAGGCGAAATGCCTCGGCCCCATTGAAGCGTGCCGCTCTCTGCCGAGGGCAGCACCCTGGATGGGTTCTCCGAGGCGAAATGCCTCGGCCCCATTGAAGCGACGATGACCCGATTCGCGAAGGCGCCACGTCCCTGGTTCTCCGAGGCGAAATGCCTCGGCCCCATTGAAGCGGATATCGCGCCTTGACGGTCGCGATGGCGTCGCGCAGTTCTCCGAGGCGAAATGCCTCGGCCCCATTGAAGCAAGTCCACCAGGGGATCCACGGGTTGTCCGAGGGTGTTCTCCGAGGCGAAATGCCTCGGCCCCATTGAAGCGAGCAGTTCCGCGACTACTACCTTTCCGCTCCTGGGTTCTCCGAGGCGAAATGCCTCGGCCCCATTGAAGCCACGCTCCGGCGGTCTTCGACCCGTCCGCCTATCAGTTCTCCGAGGCGAAATGCCTCGGCCCCATTGAAGCCACGCTCCGGCGGTCTTCGACCCGTCCGCCTATCAGTTCTCCGAGGCGAAATGCCTCGGCCCCATTGAAGCCGGGTTGTCATCAAAGCTTCCGATCAGGCGGCCCCCGTTCTCCGAGGCGAAATGCCTCGGCCCCATTGAAGCGACGCTCTGCGGGAGATTGTCTGGCGATAGCACGCCGTTCTCCGAGGCGAAATGCCTCGGCCCCATTGAAGCCGCGAAAAGGGCCGGGCGGCCGCGATGCCGGGAAAGTTCTCCGAGGCGAAATGCCTCCGGCCCCATTGAAGCGTGAACACCTGCATGAGCGGCTCGCCGTTCTCGTCGAGTTCTCCGAGGCGAAATGCCTCGGCCCCATTGAAGCCAGATCACGACCATGTTGGCCGATCCGATTTATTCGAAGTTCTCCGAGGCGAAATGCCTCGGCCCCATGGAAGCGATGTTGGGCGGAATCTGCGGCAATGGGGACCAGGCGGGTTCTCCGAGGCGAAATGCCTCGGCCCCATTGAAGCTCGAGAGCGTCCTTCTTGTTGAGGAGGTGCTCCGTTGGTTCTCCGAGGCGAAATGCCTCGGCCCCATTGAAGCGACTAACTACACCGCAACGGACGAAGGCCCCGAAGGCGTTCTCCGAGGCGAAATGCCTCGGCCCCATTGAAGCTGGAACTTCGCGGACAGCAGCGGAGGGCACGCGCCGCGTTCTCCGAGGCGAAATGCCTCGGCCCCATTGAAGCCAGGTGTAAGTGCCAGGCGTGGTGTAGACCGTCATGGGTTCTCCGAGGCGAAATGCCTCGGCCCCATTGAAGCGAAAAAGTCATGCCATCCGAAAAACTGCGCCCATGCCAGTTCTCCGAGGCGAAATGCCTCGGCCCCATTGAAGCGGAGCGACGCTGACCGACGCCATGGACGCCCACGCCGTTCTCCGAGGCGAAATGCCTCGGCCCCATTGAAGCAATCCCAGGAGCCAGCACAGTGAAGCCCAAGAAACCGTTCTCCGAGGCGAAATGCCTCGGCCCCATTGAAGCATGATGCTGGCGAACCAGACCGACACGCGCATGACGGTTCTCCGAGGCGAAATGCCTCGGCCCCATTGAAGCGATAGCTCGAACTTCTCGGCAATCGCACCGTACCCCGTTCTCCGAGGCGAAATGCCTCGGCCCCATTGAAGCGAAAATCCGCCGCCGCCTCCGAGCGCGGCCGCTACGTTCTCCGAGGCGAAATGCCTCGGCCCCATTGAAGCTCTTCCAGCACCTTGACGCTTTGCACATACTCGCCAGTTCTCCGAGGCGAAATGCCTCGGCCCCATTGAAGCAGGCCCGGCGACCAGGACAGCGCGCGTCGGCCGTGGGTTCTCCGAGGCGAAATGCCTCGGCCCCATTGAAGCAGCCAGCCAGGCGGGAGACCAGCCGGCGCGGGTGACGGTTCTCCGAGGCGAAATGCCTCGGCCCCATTGAAGCAAGCTCCTGAACCGCACGCTGGACAAGTGGTCGCGGTGTTCTCCGAGGCGAAATGCCTCGGCCCCATTGAAGCCTTTTGCTTGTCAGCAAATTCCATCTGCCGAGCTTGTTCTCCGAGGCGAAATGCCTCGGCCCCATTGAAGCCGGGTAATCCGCTAGTGTCGGGTCGTCGTCGTCAACGTTCTCCGAGGCGAAATGCCTCGGCCCCATTGAAGCTCGACGATCCCGCAGTTGACCAGCACGCGAAACTCGGTTCTCCGAGGCGAAAGGCCTCGGCCCCATTGAAGCAACGTGGACAGCGGTTCGGGGAAGACGGCCGACGCCTGGGGTTCTCCGAGGCGAAATGCCTCGGCCCCATTGAAGCCGGGTAATCCGCTAGTGTCGGGTCGTCGTCGTCAAAGTTCTCCGAGGCGAAATGCCTCGGCCCCATTGAAGCTCGACGATCCCGCAGTTGACCAGCACGCGAAACTCGGTTCTCCGAGGCGAAATGCCTCGGCCCCATTGAAGCTACGTGGACAGCGGTTCGGCGAAGACGGCCGACGCCTGGGGTTCTCCGAGGCGAAATGCCTCGGCCCCATTGAAGCGGATCCATGCCCGCGTCCTCGCGCACGACTCGGTTCGTTCTCCGAGGCGAAATGCCTCGGCCCCATTGAAGCGAGGCGTGCGCGGCGAGCTGGGTGGCCTGCTTGCCGGGTTCTCCGAGGCGAAATGCCTCGGCCCCATTGAAGCCCGCACGAGATCCTCGGCCTGGGCCTGGACGCGCCGGTTCTCCGAGGCGAAATGCCTCGGCCCCATTGAAGCAGGGCGAGCGAGGCCCTCTTGCCTGGCGCCCATGTTGTTCTCCGAGGCGAAATGCCTCGGCCCCATTGAAGCGGCATCAAGCAGCTGACCATGGAAATCGACATCGGGTTCTCCGAGGCGAAATGCCTCGGCCCCATTGAAGCCCGCTGTACACGCTGCACTTGATCCCGCGCCCGTATTGTTCTCCGAGGCGAAATGCCTCGGCCCCATTGAAGCGACATGACGACCCACTTGGGCCAGATGAACTTCACCGTTCTCCGAGGCGAAATGCCTCGGCCCCATTGAAGCACCGGAATTCTCTTCACTGGACGCATTGC of Betaproteobacteria bacterium contains these proteins:
- the cas2 gene encoding CRISPR-associated endonuclease Cas2, with the protein product MEHLYIVTYDIRDEKRWRRVFKLMHGYGEWLQLSVWQCRLSRKRHAELIALLEGVIRNQEDHIVMLDLGQAEAVTPRVVSLGKTFSPVEREAIVV